Proteins encoded together in one Drosophila albomicans strain 15112-1751.03 chromosome 2R, ASM965048v2, whole genome shotgun sequence window:
- the LOC117573310 gene encoding mitochondrial nicotinamide adenine dinucleotide transporter SLC25A51 has translation MKAADVAVLSSSSSSSTTSSSSSSPTSDETTPADVSAAAAVIISPRSPGNVFLDRFFGAFQWEEFACGCGSAFVNIAVTYPIYKLIFRQMLHGVPMGSALLQLRHEGLGFLYRGMLPPLAQKTISLSIMFGVFDGTRRYLVEDYRLNDHGAKVIAGVVAGSVESILLPFERVQTLLADSKFHRYFSNTQSAFRYVVTNYGFRELYRGIEPVFWRNGLSNALFFMLREEASVRLPKRKSVSSRTAQEFFAGAVIGASISTLFYPLNVIKVSLQSDMGHRTEGSWHACKRIYRERDSRIGNFYRGCAFNTGRSFISWGIMNTAYENLKKLFHQRRLHPPTTQLSSNK, from the exons atgaaagcTGCCGATGTTGCTGTgctatcatcatcatcctcctcctccaccacctcctcatcgtcgtcatcaccAACAAGTGACGAAACGACGCCGGCGGATGTGtcagcagcggctgctgttATTATTTCACCCCGCAGCCCTGGAAATGTCTTTCTGGATCGCTTCTTTGGCGCCTTCCAGTGGGAGGAATTTGCCTGTGGCTGCGGTTCCGCATTCGTCAACATCGCCGTCACATATCCCATCTACAAACTCATATTCCGGCAAATGCTGCACGGCGTTCCCATGGGATCGGCGTTACTGCAGCTGCGTCACGAGGGTCTGGGATTCCTATATCGCGGCATGTTGCCGCCGCTTGCACAAAAAACGATCTCGCTGTCCATTATGTTTGGTGTCTTCGATGGCACGCGACGTTATCTGGTCGAGGATTATCGTCTGAACGATCATGGCGCTAAAGTCATAGCTGGAGTTGTCGCCGGAAGCGTGGAATCAATTTTATTGCCATTCGAACGTGTCCAAACGCTGCTGGCTGATTCAAAGTTCCATCGGTATTTCTCCAACACGCAGAGTGCGTTTAG ATATGTAGTTACGAATTATGGATTTCGGGAGCTGTACAGGGGCATTGAACCAGTATTTTGGCGCAACGGCTTGTCGAATGCGCTGTTCTTCATGCTGCGCGAGGAGGCCAGTGTTCGTTTACCAAAGAGG AAATCGGTATCGAGCAGAACTGCACAAGAATTTTTTGCTGGTGCCGTCATCGGTGCCAGCATCAGCACATTGTTTTATCCACTGAATGTGATCAAGGTGTCGCTGCAAAGTGATATGGGTCATCGAACGGAGGGCAGTTGGCATGCCTGCAAACGAATCTATCGGGAACGCGACAGTCGGATTGGCAACTTTTATCGGGGCTGTGCATTCAATACGGGACGCTCCTTCATCAGTTGGGGCATCATGAATACCGCCTATGAGAACCTGAAGAAGCTGTTCCATCAACGTAGACTGCATCCGCCAACAACGCAGTTGTCATCGAACAAgtag
- the LOC117573312 gene encoding 60S ribosomal protein L32, whose protein sequence is MTIRPAYRPTIVKKRTKHFIRHQSDRYAKLSHKWRKPKGIDNRVRRRFKGQYLMPNIGYGSNKRTRHMLPTGFKKFLVHNVKELEVLLMQNRVYCAEIAHGVSSKKRKEIVERAKQLSVRLTNPNGRLRSQENE, encoded by the exons ATGACCATTCGTCCAGCATATAGGCCCACGATTGTGAAGAAGCGCACCAAGCACTTCATTCGCCACCAGTCGGATCGTTATGCTAAGTTGTCG CACAAATGGCGCAAGCCCAAGGGTATCGACAACAGAGTGCGTCGTCGCTTCAAGGGCCAATACCTGATGCCCAACATCGGTTACGGTTCCAACAAGCGTACCCGCCACATGCTGCCCACAGGCTTCAAGAAGTTCCTCGTCCACAACGTCAAGGAACTGGAAGTGCTGCTTATGCAGAACCGCGTCTACTGCGCTGAGATTGCGCACGGCGTCTCGTCGAAGAAGCGCAAGGAGATTGTTGAGCGTGCCAAGCAATTGTCGGTGCGTCTAACAAATCCCAACGGTCGTCTGCGTTCCCAGGAGAACGAATAA
- the LOC117573309 gene encoding serendipity locus protein delta codes for MNSCFFCGAVDLHGTADYKMLASKVPSSHKSIGVVLTHLASCMKMQLDLKDDTQFCPKCFKDLADYDTIMVNLMVSQKRLTKQLKAALTNDFVDDMLVEYTDKTAQEATDGDAEAEALFVELVKEEEEEDGEAAEDDNSMEIKEEFEDEYDDDDDVDEDEEFICEDKSDEAVKLEDFASKQGKFQNIPKRMKQECSTCSKAFNSRYQLQKHITEEHCKTQTHVCPICGIIRRDEEYLELHMNVHEGKTEKQCRYCPKSFSRPVNTLRHMRMHWDKKKYQCEKCGLRFSQDNLLYNHRLRHEAEENPIICSICNVSFKSRKTFNHHTLIHKENRPRHYCSVCPKSFTERYTLKMHMKTHDGDVVYGVREDVPTDDQVVEELQVDVDESEQAVTVIMSDNDDNSSALCLICSTNFENKKELEHHLQFDHDVVLK; via the coding sequence atGAATTCATGCTTCTTTTGCGGAGCCGTCGATCTGCATGGTACTGCTGATTATAAAATGCTAGCTTCTAAAGTACCATCCTCACACAAGAGCATCGGTGTGGTGCTCACACATCTTGCCAGCTGCATGAAAATGCAACTTGATTTGAAGGATGATACACAATTCTGTCCCAAATGTTTTAAGGATTTAGCCGACTATGACACGATTATGGTGAATTTAATGGTGTCTCAAAAGAGACTAACCAAACAATTGAAGGCAGCACTTACAAATGATTTCGTAGACGACATGTTAGTTGAATATACCGATAAAACGGCTCAAGAAGCCACCGACGGCGACGCGGAAGCTGAAGCTCTATTCGTAGAGCTTGTtaaggaggaagaggaggaggacgGGGAGGCAGCAGAGGATGATAATAGCATGGAGATCAAAGAAGAGTTCGAGGACGAgtacgacgatgacgatgatgtaGATGAGGATGAGGAATTCATATGTGAAGATAAGTCCGACGAGGCCGTTAAACTAGAGGATTTCGCCAGCAAGCAAGGCAAATTTCAAAACATTCCCAAGCGCATGAAACAAGAGTGCAGCACTTGCTCCAAAGCTTTCAACTCTCGTTATCAACTCCAGAAACACATCACCGAGGAGCACTGcaagacacaaacacacgtcTGTCCCATTTGTGGCATCATTCGTCGTGACGAAGAATATCTGGAACTGCACATGAACGTACACGAAGGCAAGACAGAGAAACAGTGTCGCTACTGTCCCAAGAGCTTCTCGCGTCCAGTAAACACGTTGCGACACATGCGCATGCACTGGGataagaaaaaataccaatgTGAGAAGTGTGGACTACGATTCTCGCAGGATAATCTGCTTTATAACCATCGATTACGACACGAGGCCGAAGAGAATCCCATCATCTGCAGCATTTGCAATGTCTCGTTCAAGTCACGCAAGACCTTCAATCATCACACGCTCATCCACAAAGAGAATCGTCCCAGACATTATTGCTCGGTTTGTCCCAAATCATTCACCGAACGCTACACTCTGAAGATGCACATGAAAACCCATGATGGCGATGTGGTTTATGGGGTACGCGAAGACGTTCCAACGGATGATCAGGTGGTTGAGGAACTGCAGGTGGATGTCGATGAATCGGAGCAAGCCGTCACTGTTATAATGTCCGACAATGATGATAACTCGTCGGCCTTGTGTCTGATATGTAGCACCAACTTTGAGAATAAAAAGGAACTGGAACATCATTTGCAATTCGATCATGACGTTGTTCTCAAATAG
- the LOC117574442 gene encoding serendipity locus protein alpha produces MDKLFNQLRICTELIEEGSNGNISWLNEFCAAFHTFASKFKLYLPELAPRYDIDGNVKIHVETIFLCFTQVLTCITQLERIINIEENIGEDTRLFTTRSHFLNRIDWCVKRLNASLYQISEEVATSSQVKLEDLSFVELLDMSLDRLETYNEIVAENKEGDNEDATPDQPHDQLYSEVNQIVKHALAFANVALAADEKALREICETVLEECSVFQKNFDALNAGDRKLEALSLQRALYSLETYLNEALLRLILTSLLDVEEISITRLKNMLHHGEAPEVMINKLISDFDMNMDRIQQIGVIAIAFTEDVKTKTIVRSCLASMESLDSCIVPAFQLQTSSNGMQHADVLEHHFIEEIVIFRNVIHEIIDSRALISSYLDMLADSIHIADKNCPKDQLLKIAQMGDILYQHFQLKLNYQELSEDGQRLHQDFVAILRECQAVLELSTQIDPKRIIKRLKILHSVLTKLRDGFGRHEVLGSSCPNGNFSTVLNKTLSYSSRQKSSFARPRKDYILSKTRNIIPSDNESDLISFQLTEVLKIN; encoded by the coding sequence ATGGACAAGTTATTCAACCAGTTGAGAATCTGCACGGAGCTAATTGAAGAAGGAAGCAATGGAAATATTTCCTGGCTAAACGAATTTTGTGCTGCGTTCCATACTTTTGccagcaaatttaaattgtatttgccgGAGTTGGCACCGCGTTACGACATCGATGGCAATGTAAAGATCCATGTGGAGACGATTTTCCTGTGCTTTACCCAAGTGCTCACTTGCATCACCCAGCTGGAACGTATCATCAACATTGAGGAAAACATTGGCGAAGACACACGACTTTTCACCACTCGATCACACTTTCTAAATCGCATTGATTGGTGTGTAAAACGTTTGAATGCTTCTCTCTATCAGATATCTGAGGAGGTGGCGACCAGCAGTCAGGTGAAGCTGGAGGATTTGTCTTTTGTGGAGCTGCTTGATATGTCGCTCGATAGACTGGAGACATACAATGAAATTGTGGCTGAAAATAAAGAAGGTGATAATGAAGATGCAACTCCAGACCAGCCACATGATCAACTTTATAGTGAAGTCAATCAGATTGTGAAACATGCCTTGGCCTTTGCCAATGTAGCACTGGCAGCTGATGAGAAGGCATTGCGGGAAATCTGTGAGACAGTCTTGGAGGAGTGCTCCGTCTTTCAGAAAAACTTTGATGCATTAAATGCTGGTGATCGCAAGTTGGAGGCTTTGTCGCTGCAGCGTGCATTATATTCCCTGGAGACGTATCTTAATGAGGCACTGCTGCGTTTGATTCTCACGAGTCTGCTGGATGTCGAGGAAATCTCTATAACCAGGTTGAAAAACATGCTGCACCACGGAGAAGCTCCCGAGGTGATGATCAATAAGCTGATCTCGGACTTTGATATGAATATGGATCGTATACAGCAAATTGGAGTCATTGCCATTGCTTTCACGGAAGATGTCAAGACCAAGACTATTGTACGCAGTTGCTTGGCGTCCATGGAATCGCTAGATTCCTGCATAGTTCCAGCTTTTCAGCTCCAGACCTCGAGCAATGGAATGCAACATGCGGATGTATTGGAACATCATTTTATCGAAGAGATTGTGATATTCCGCAATGTCATCCATGAGATCATTGACAGTAGAGCCCTGATAAGCAGTTATTTGGATATGCTAGCCGATAGCATTCATATTGCCGATAAAAATTGCCCAAAGGATCAGTTACTAAAGATCGCCCAAATGGGAGATATTTTGTAccaacattttcaattgaagtTGAATTATCAAGAACTTAGCGAAGATGGTCAGCGTTTGCATCAGGATTTTGTTGCAATATTGCGAGAATGTCAAGCTGTTCTAGAACTATCTACTCAAATTGATCCGAAACGTATTATAAAGCGTTTAAAAATTCTGCACTCTGTGTTGACAAAATTACGAGACGGTTTTGGTAGACATGAGGTTCTGGGTTCTTCCTGTCCTAATGGCAACTTCTCGACAGTATTAAACAAGACACTGAGTTATTCTTCGCGTCAGAAGAGCTCTTTTGCCAGGCCCAGAAAAGATTATATTCTTTCGAAAACCCGTAATATAATACCTTCGGATAATGAAAGTGATCTAATAAGTTTTCAACTGACAGAGGttctcaaaattaattaa
- the LOC117575775 gene encoding serendipity locus protein beta: MSSTRPFCFVCGKIKSVGVFQLIEGCIVPGTFKPIKDILKYFEKVINQRLDLTPTSAACRDCLEYLFNYDRLVRNLSQVQRQIANSLLSCRKKKTFTLAAKTDVVTKGKTQNVKSRLAAEEKPPKPEPPEDQYSSTFGEDQQQQDDYALSDLNSEDSTESSEEEANLDIPCHICGELFSNQDCLEKHIKSDNCQKNEYATCNICGLKVKDEEVLDLHMNLHEGKTELECRYCSKKFSHKRNVLRHMEVHWDKKKYQCEKCGERFSLSWLMYNHLMRHDAEEHALICEVCHQQFKTKRTYKHHLRTHQTDRPRYQCPDCEKSFVDKYTLKVHKRVHLPVDASQTT, encoded by the exons ATGAGCTCAACACGACCGTTCTGTTTTGTCTGTGGTAAAATTAAGTCTGTTGGTGTCTTTCAGCTCATTGAAG GCTGCATTGTACCTGGTACATTCAAGCCCATCAAAGATATACTCAAGTACTTTGAGAAAGTCATCAATCAACGCTTGGATTTGACACCCACATCAGCCGCTTGCCGGGATTGCCTCGAATATCTATTCAACTACGATCGCCTTGTACGCAATCTTAGCCAGGTGCAGCGTCAAATTGCCAACTCGCTGCTGAGTTGTCGCAAAAAGAAGACGTTTACCCTGGCGGCCAAAACAGATGTGGTCACAAAAGGCAAGACGCAGAATGTGAAATCAAGACTTGCGGCAGAAGAAAAACCGCCCAAACCGGAGCCACCGGAAGATCAATATTCTTCGACATTTGGCGAagaccagcaacagcaagatgATTACGCATTGAGTGATCTTAATAGCGAGGATAGCACCGAGTCATCGGAGGAAGAGGCAAATCTGGATATTCCCTGCCACATCTGCGGCGAGCTGTTCTCCAATCAAGATTGCCTGGAGAAGCACATCAAGTCGGACAATTGCCAAAAGAACGAATATGCCACCTGCAACATCTGCGGACTCAAGGTCAAGGACGAGGAAGTCCTTGACCTGCACATGAATCTGCACGAGGGCAAGACTGAGTTGGAGTGTCGTTACTGCTCCAAAAAGTTCTCGCACAAACGCAACGTTTTGCGTCACATGGAAGTGCATTGGgacaaaaagaaatatcaGTGTGAAAAGTGTGGAGAACGTTTCTCGCTATCCTGGCTGATGTACAATCATCTGATGCGACACGATGCCGAGGAGCATGCCCTAATCTGTGAGGTCTGTCATCAGCAGTTCAAAACGAAACGCACCTACAAACATCATCTGCGCACCCATCAAACGGATCGACCTCGCTACCAATGCCCCGATTGTGAGAAGTCCTTTGTGGACAAATACACGTTAAAGGTGCACAAGCGTGTGCATTTACCTGTTGACGCCTCACAAACCACATAA
- the LOC117575307 gene encoding sex-regulated protein janus-A: protein MTEESLKAVPLVDIDDSGIFKYVLIKIFGHESGEGKEPSKTVVRGYADCTWHADIYERVQEIVKKDHLDTECLGGGRIEHNPDKKYIKIYGYSQGFGKADHLESKRILQTKYKDYEIEASDEGY from the exons atgaCTGAAGAAAGCCTTAAAGCAGTGCCGTTGGTGGATATCGATgactctggtatatttaagtatgtgCTAATTAAAATCTTTGGTCATGAATCCGGTGAAGGCAAGGAACCCAGCAAAACTGTAGTTCGCGGCTATGCGGATTGCACTTGGCATG CTGACATCTATGAGCGTGTTCAGGAGATTGTAAAAAAGGATCACTTGGATACAGAATGTCTTGGCGGTGGTCGCATCGAACACAATCCCGACAAGAAATACATCAAAATCTATGGCTATTCGCAG GGATTTGGAAAAGCCGACCACTTGGAATCCAAGAGAATTTTACAAACTAAATACAAAGACTACGAAATCGAGGCATCCGATGAGggatattaa
- the LOC117575306 gene encoding sex-regulated protein janus-B-like, whose translation MCFVRLQTSLRIASNQILRCASQSPGKVLITTPKVAITDGSLNYLLVSIYIHGETLFARTLVRGHKDSHKSLFENFKNDMAEVGLCTKPLGGGMMEVNDKARTIKIKGACQTFGKADHYKAKEILKSFKKYENYKISVRS comes from the exons ATGTGTTTTGTTAGGCTCCAGACTTCTCTTCGAATTGCATCGAACCAAATTC TGAGGTGTGCAAGTCAATCTCCTGGCAAGGTATTGATAACAACGCCTAAAGTTGCAATTACCGATGGAAGTCTAAATTATTTGCTAGTTTCAATCTACATTCATGGCGAGACACTTTTCGCAAGGACTCTTGTGCGAGGCCACAAGGATTCGCATA AGTCATTGttcgaaaatttcaaaaacGATATGGCAGAAGTTGGCCTGTGCACGAAGCCTCTTGGTGGAGGTATGATGGAGGTCAATGATAAGGCACGAACCATCAAAATTAAAGGAGCTTGTCAG ACTTTTGGAAAAGCGGATCACTACAAAGCAAAGGAAATTCTCAAGTCttttaagaaatatgaaaactaCAAGATTTCGGTGCGGTCTTAA
- the LOC117575305 gene encoding zinc finger and SCAN domain-containing protein 31 — translation MNCCICQFSVRNPKNIYEETIGKPPVLISDLVLQCTKGTSFALSDVGTTICKKCCEKLSRYHKSLQIARKLRQEILELIRSPFIIKDLKSAISRNEIKLEDAEKFDDSVEVVETVDAVDLDDGTDEVVSVKTTIVNATTILVETQPQASNEEEEEELAEKNSDGEEEQFQAVDMDLDIENEIIINEEVPEADIDDEEAKQEASDDLDMFREDDKDMLSEFEDQLDGTIEYLISDAEDQDSSGDYTINIQCPSCPEQFNSRRAYNAHTKREHFPGYVCDQCGKTLQSYSGFIGHLQNHEPVKQFECPHCGERFSRKFRLKHHMAWHTGETPYQCEVCSKRFVHKVALYKHKMIHDNESKRLECQVCGFKTRTKAHLERHTRSHTGAKPFACPVCNKRFSQMYNMKAHLREHENPGSNRHRRFHCPKCTHTFINEQNYLTHCQRDDCTPV, via the coding sequence ATGAATTGTTGTATTTGTCAGTTTTCCGTACGCAATCCAAAAAACATATATGAAGAGACGATTGGCAAGCCTCCGGTGCTGATCAGTGATCTGGTGCTGCAATGTACAAAGGGTACAAGTTTCGCACTGAGCGATGTGGGCACAACGATATGCAAAAAATGTTGCGAGAAATTATCACGCTATCACAAGTCCTTACAAATTGCGCGAAAGCTGAGGCAAGAGATACTTGAATTAATACGCAGTCCATTCATCATCAAGGATCTCAAGTCCGCAATTTCACGCAACGAAATCAAATTGGAGGATGCCGAAAAGTTCGATGATAGCGTCGAAGTGGTTGAGACTGTGGATGCAGTTGACTTGGACGATGGCACCGATGAAGTGGTGTCCGTGAAGACGACCATTGTAAATGCCACCACAATCTTGGTGGAAACGCAGCCACAAGCGTCTAatgaagaagaggaagaggagctCGCCGAAAAGAATTCCGATGGCGAGGAGGAGCAATTTCAAGCCGTAGACATGGATTTGgatattgaaaatgaaatcattatCAATGAAGAGGTGCCAGAAGCGGACATTGATGACGAAGAGGCGAAGCAAGAGGCTTCCGATGACTTGGATATGTTTCGCGAAGATGACAAGGATATGCTGAGCGAGTTTGAAGACCAATTGGATGGCACAATTGAATACCTAATCTCTGATGCTGAAGATCAAGATAGTTCCGGTGACTACACGATCAACATACAATGTCCCAGCTGCCCGGAACAATTTAACAGTCGTCGCGCCTACAATGCGCACACAAAACGTGAACATTTCCCCGGTTATGTGTGCGATCAGTGTGGCAAAACTTTGCAGTCATATTCGGGCTTTATCGGCCACCTGCAGAATCATGAGCCTGTCAAGCAATTCGAATGCCCGCATTGTGGCGAACGTTTCAGTCGCAAGTTTAGGCTGAAACATCACATGGCCTGGCACACGGGCGAAACGCCTTATCAATGTGAAGTCTGCTCAAAGCGCTTTGTGCACAAGGTTGCGCTCTACAAGCACAAAATGATCCATGACAACGAGTCGAAGCGGCTGGAGTGTCAAGTGTGTGGCTTTAAGACACGCACGAAAGCGCATCTCGAAAGGCACACAAGATCGCACACGGGAGCCAAACCATTTGCCTGTCCTGTGTGCAACAAGCGTTTCTCCCAGATGTATAACATGAAGGCGCATTTGCGAGAGCACGAAAATCCGGGCAGCAATCGACATCGTCGCTTCCATTGTCCCAAATGTACGCACACGTTCATCAATGAGCAAAACTATTTAACCCATTGCCAGCGGGATGATTGTACGCCAGTGTAG